The DNA region ACACGCCTCCAAGTCCCCTGAACAGAGGCCAGGGCATGGTTTCCCCAGCATCACTGCTGAGGGTGCAAACCTGATCCAATCACGAGGCAAAAGCACACAAACTCAACGACAGGACATTCTATCAAACTACTATCCTGGACTCTTCCTAATGTCGATGTCACAAAGTCCAAGGAGGGCTAAAGAATGGATGCGGGAGATTAAAAGGGACCTGCCACCTGAGGTAATGCATGTTCACCATCCCGTGAGGCATACACAGGAATGTTCCATACTGTTTCTGTAACTTGtctttaaattcaaaattatttcaaaactagaagtttaataaaatagaaaaataaacttgatgAATCAAAATAACTTTAACATCCCACACACCATTCCCAGAAATTCCACCACGGGACCTGCCCTGCACAGAAAATGGCTATACAGACACTGCTTATGCTTAACTACGGAAAAACCTAGCTAAATTCACAACTCACTCCTTTTACcaaaattccttattttttaacatgaaaaaagaaTCTTTGGTATATGTTCTAGAAACAAACATgggtcatatttaaaaaaaaaaaatggtgttaagGAAGGCTATTAATATAACCATTAAAAATTACTTccaaaagaaggctggggatgaagcttgGTGGCACAGTGATTGCTTGTTTAcatgagaccctaggttcaattcccagtaccctccaTTACTTCAAAAAGAGCCAGTACAGTAGGCACATGACTGTGATCCTGAGGATTcaggagagggagaagatggagactattttcattttattgctttcaCTTATTATATATCATTACATTATATAACTCATGATATTAATGCAAATTAAACACAGTTTAatgtaaataactttttaaacagGGTATGACCCATGGccccctcctgccaggccccagcCTCAGCTCACCCAACTTCATCTTCTTGAGTGTGGAATCTGAGTCATCTCGGGGCCGCTTGCGGGCATCCTTGCTGCTGGGCATATTTCGGGCAATCTCAGCCTGAGGTGTGCCCAGGTCCACCAACAGGGTGGTGATTTGGGCCTGGAACTCCAAAGAGGCTGGGTGCTTGAGCACACTCAACAGGTGCAACTTGAGGTTCTTGCGTACACTGCTCACCTGCGATTTGGCCAGTGTTGGCGGGAGGTTGGCTGTAAGAAGAAAGGCAGGAGTTTGGTGCTGTGGACAGATCTCCAGGAGTCCTGCTAGTCTAAATTCCCAGCCCCAATCTAGGCCAGTGGTCTTGCAGGCAACTCCGAGGAAAGCTCTGTGTTCTGAGATCTAGTGTGCGGCTCTCCCCCTTATAGGCTGATGCATAAAACCCTTAAGTGTACTAGTCCCCTTCACAGAGAAAAACACAACCTCCactttattaaacataaaatcTCAGGTCCCTCCATCTCTGGTCTCCATTCTAAACCCTTCCCCTGTGTAGGGCTATAATTGGACCCTCACTTCCACAAACTCCCCTTCCAATGTCTGCTGGTCACCTTGATGAACCAGTCTCCCCTGCTCGAGCGCAAAAGAAGATGCCTGTAATTTTGCCTGCCCAGTGTCCACTGTCCCTTCCTCAGCCAACAACACTCCCATTCGTCTTTGAGAGGACCACCTCGTCTCCATCCTCCATCCAAGTGCAAGTGAGACCGGGGGCCACTGAGAACACAACATTCCCCTGGCCACTGTGATTGGTTCAGGGATAGGCTTATAATTTCTGCTCAGCCAATCAGAAACAATGAGCATCAGTCCTTGGACTTTTGCTGGAATGATGGGGAAGCAGGCACTCTCTTTCCCTGGCGGTTGCTAAGTGGTTGGAATGGAAGCCTGGAGCTATGGGACACCTTCTTCGTTACCCCAAGGAAAGACCCAGAAAAGGAAATCAACACTGAGAAGATAGAGCCAAAAGGTGGACAGAGACTGATCCGTGATTCTGCATATACTCATGATTCAACTCCAGACTTTCAAGTTTTTATCTGTGTAGAAATGCAGAgaaaatattctctatttctaGATACCCATCAACAAACATTTTGCTGATTATAGAATATATAGCCTCCCCTTTTGGAGGCCAGAGGGAAAGGCTAGAATAGAAAGTATTTCATAGACTTTATGCCATTTCACTCACATGCATTTTGATATTAAAGCcagtttgggtttcttttttttaatttgcagtgtTGGAGATCaagctaggcaagtaccctacgAGTGACATCCCTAGTCCTTAAAGTCATTTTGGAACTAGGTTTCTGCCACATGCTAAAAATTACTATCTAATACAGAGAACCCTTCCCTCGTGCCCACAGTGGCTAGAGCGACAACAGCACTCAGGGGCACTACCTATCTCACATCTCTTTATGCAAGGGAAGTGTGGCCAGTGGAGAGGTGAGGGAGGGGCTCGACTTACCATGCAGGGTTTCATAGGCCTGGATCACCTCAGACATGAACATGGGTCTTTGACGGGCGATATTGGCGAGGGAGCCCAGTGCTGTGGTCAGGTTGATGGAGGAGATGGCAGGGTGCACCATGAACTTGAGCAGCTGCTCCAAAGCTGCCTTGCCCTCTTCCCACAGCACAtctgagagaaaggagaaaacctGTTAGCAGGGTCCTTTCTCCCAGTCCTTTGGAGAGAGAAGCTTTGGGGCTTAAAAGAAGGCTGAGTCCTGATACTCAGGTGTCTAGatgtcaggaaaaagaaaatttagtgcCAGAGGTGCTCCCCCACTGagctcatccccagccctccttttattttatttcttatattttgagataggaccttGCTCACTTgttcagactggcctcaaacttataatctttctgccttagcctcctcagcagctgagattataggtgtgtactaccatgGCTAGCCTATGAGACTATtaataagtataaaaattaagttttgagAATGTTAAAGCATAGGTTTACAATAACAGAAtactagaaataattttaaatatacatctaTTGAAAACTGACTACAAGAATTATATTGTTAttaggcacggtggcacatgactagaatcctagtggctcaggaggctgaggcaggaagatcaccccaagttcaaagccagcctcagcagtttagtgaggccctaagcaactcaaaataaacagaaaaaagggctggagatgtggctcagaggttaactacccttgagccacatctcaaTCCCTGGTAGCCTCCCACCAAAAAGAACTATATTGCTAAATtttgaatacatacatatatacacacatagacaAAGAACTTACAAGTCTCTTGTAGTACCACTATCCTTAATCCAGTCCCTAACAGTTAATGCTTAAAAAGTTTGGTAGGTAAACATACTGAATTCCATATTATTTGAAATAGTGAATAAAACACGATGTAAATGTTGATTGACAGAGAACTGCTTATCATAACATGAGGCCACCACATCATGGAATATTGTGGAACATGTGAACATGGTTTTGGTAGGAAAGGATGTCATTCTTATTGTTTAAAGAAGTTGTTAAATGTTACATAAGAATAGTTAATACTTACAGAATGCTCTGATGCCAGTCATACTATCTTACCAAATCCCATACCTCCACCCTAAAGTAGATGCCATAATAATGGTCCCCAGTTTAGCAaaaaggaaacaggctcagagaaagaaagagtaagtCACTTGCCCAATGGAAGAGCTGAGAGTCAAACACAAGCCACAACACCCTAATGTTTTCAGCTGAAAATATAAAGCATGGTCTTGATTTTGCAAACCAAAAAGCAAACACAGCATCCCTGGAAGTAGTTTGGAAGAAAAATCATGCTCTTTCCAGTGTTCACCTCCCTTCCCCACTGGGGAAGAGAGGCTATcccccacatccccaacccatatCACTTGCCAGTTACAGCATACATATGTACTACTTTAATAATTCAATTAAGAAAAGCATGAAATAACtgatatttattagttttcactCTCACAGAACCTCAATACAAGCCTGTTTAAGAAAGGAAAGTGTAGTTCAGAGAGGAGTAACTGGCTCAGCCATATGAGGAAGTGGTAAGCAGGATTGAAGCCTAGCCTCAGGGCTCTTAACCGCTGAATTACCTGTATTATGTTGTCttcagaaagtaaaacaaaagcaggggctggggttgcaactcagtggcaaagcgcttgccttgcacatgtgaggcaataggttcaatcctcagcaccatataaaaatgaatgaataaaacaaaggcattgtgtccacgttaaaaaacaaaaaacaaacattattaaaagaaagtCCGGGGGTTGGGGGGAAGGGTGCCAGTATGGACAATGGCAGCAGAGGATGGGCACCACTCACTGTATTGGATGTAGGGGTGGTCTCGAGGGATGCGGTCCAGGCTGATGTCATGCTCCTGGCGTCGGGGTACCTCTGAATCAGCCACTCGGGGTGACAGGGTGACAATGAGGCCCTCGACAAATTTGATGGCGTGGGTTCGTATTCCATCATTGTCAGAATCTAACAGTAAGATGATGTCCCCAGCCATGGCAGACACCATGTCCCAACAGGCTTCCTGGAGATCACTGATGACCCGTGACTTCACCATCCACTGCCAGAAGGCcagggaggaatagaagaaaaagagagggacaACACATCAATCACCAGCACCTTGCACTATTCCTAGAGACCTGTGGATGACGAGAATATTCATCTGGTTAACAGTTACTGAGTCCCAACGGTCCCCAGCTCAGTTTCAGGTGATGCTGAGGACAGGACCCTGTCTGGCTCTGCCCTGGTATGATTCGCAGTAATAACCCTTTGTCTTCAGATCCTAAGGAAGACAAGGGAGTAACAACGCTGACCTCAGGGTGGTGGTGATTAAATGGCCTCATTAATCTCACTGACACCAATGAACAGTTCCCTAGTGTGTCCTCTTTATATCCCAGCCTAAAATCGATATTCACATAATTCTTCCAACAGGGCCTGGTTCCCTCACTGGGCTGAGTTCTGTGAAGGCAGAACCTGGAGTATCTTGGTCACTGCTGTGGCCCTACAGGGATAGGCAGAAAGGAGGTGTCTGGGAAATGTttggtaaatgaataaatgaacagatgGGTGGAAATAAGGATGGGTTAGCGGCAAATTCATGACCCAGAAGACAACACAGATCCCCTTGTTATCTAGTCCCATAGACCAAAAGCACATCTTGACCATCAAGAATCTGGTCCGAACCTGGTTTGAACTCCAATAGATTAGTCTGTAAATCAGACCATCAGATAGGATGCCCCTGGAAGGGGAGGGAGCGCTCACCTGCAGGGCTACTTTGTAGAGCTGGGTCATGGTGAGGATGGCCTTCTTCACCACATTCACATTCTCGTCCCTCAAGAGCATGTTGAGGTTTGCAATCAGTTTCAGCAGTAACTCAATGTCTCGTTTGCTGGAGATGGAGGAAAAGGGGCAAAGTCAAGGTGGTGTTAGGGCAGGTTGTGGGAACCTGGTATCCTGGCAGAAAAGGAACTCAGGGCCCAAATCCCAGGGAACAGGAATGGAGATGGCAAGGTTAAGAACTACACCTGCTTTGTTTGCCAGCAAATCTGGAACCACAGAACAATGCTTGACACCTCTGGTCTGAGCTGCCCCTGAACCCTCCATCTTGGTTGATCTGCAATCCCCTCTCCTTAACCCTCTTAaagccctgctttttttttttttttaaatattttttcagttgtagatggacacaatacctttattttatttatttatttattttatgtgatgctgagaattgaacccagtgcctcacacatgctaggcaagcgctctaccactgagctacaaccccagcccaaagcccTGCTTTTCATGTGAAGAGTTACAGAAAAAGACAACTGTGTGAATTTGGGCACGTGACTTTACCTTATTTATAGTAGTAACAGTACTTATTGTATAGGTTGTGAAAATTGCAACACTAAAGTGCTTAGAACCAACCCCTGGAAAGCATTAGATAAATACCATCCATCAGTGTTACTTAAATCACTTTGTTTTATACATTCATTAGTCTTGTTTATTTAAGTGGGCACCCTATCCTAGTGCCGAGTACCAGTGGGGTCACCTTTGttaacacaaagaataaaaagtctcAAACAACCAGttgataaacaaaagaatttaagGTGGCCAACTCATAATGCTCAGCACATATGATTCTTGCAGTATATATTTACAATGTGAAATTAAACATTAATCAAATCAGTAAAAAAAACGACTTTCAGCTCCACAAAGGCAGGAATAGCACCTGGCTGTGCTCACTGCTGTGTCTAAACTCATTTCACCTCtccaaacctcagttttctcttcaatTAAATGCCAAGTAACTAATCCACAGAGTCAATGTTAAGGATCAAATATCGGAGTAGGTCTAGCATTTAAACAGTGCCTGGCAAATAGAAAGCACTCATATGGGCTATTTCACTTTCTTCTGGTCACAAAGCATCGAGTTAACGTCTAATGACCCAATAAGTAAATGACCCAACTTAAACAAGTCACTTtaccagagcctcagtttccctttccaTAATAAGAGGGGAACTGATAGTACTCTGTGAAGATTACAGATGAAAATTAgggaaggggggctggggatgtggctcaagcggtagcgcgctcgcctggcatgcgtgcggcccgggttcgatcctcagcaccacacaccaacaaagatgttgtgtcggccgagaactaaaataaatattaaaaaaaaaaaaattaaaaaaaaaaaaaagaaaattagggaaGGACCCAATGCTGTACGGGCAAAAGCATCCTGCGATTACTGTTAAGAtaaaattcatttacttgttcCACAAATACAGTCAGTCTCTGCTAGCTCCAACTTGTTTCAGGCAGGCCCTGGAGATAAAGTGGCCAATAAGAAATGTCAAGCCCTATTCTTGCAAGGCTCATGTTTCTGTGGGCAAGAAAATTACTAAGGTAATTTCAACAAGTAAAAACACTACAAAGTGTAGCACAGGAGGAGCACAGAGGAAAGGGAGCAGGCAGGGCTTTCTTAGAGACCCAGGAAAGAGCATACCATGTGGCTACCTGGGGCCCAGGGTCCCCAGCAGGCACAGCAAGTGGACAGCCTGTGATACTCCCCAGTGCTTTctgaggagcagagagggagatggaggccagggagggagaCGGGGCCAGATGAAGAGTTGGGCTTCAACCTAAGTGAGACGGTGGGCCAACAGGTGTCTGAAAGTGGGTTTGAAAGCTGGGGAGTGGTGACATCCGATTCACGTTTTAGCAGGATCACTCTAGCCCTCAAGTGCAAAAGTGCAAGCAGGGAAGGAGTGTGGTGCTTCCCCTCGGGGGATGAAATGCTGTGGAACTAAATTGTAaatgtactaaatgccactgaaGAGCTCACTTTAAGACAGTTATGGCCAGGTGCAATGCTGTGCACCTGTAGTCACTGCTCCTGCAGAGACTGAGGCGGACTACTAGAGCCCAAGAGTTCAGAGCCTATGgataacatagtgagaccccgtctcttaagaagaaaaaaacaacaataataaaatagctaAATTTTTGTTAtgtgaatttcatttcattaaaaaaaaaaaaaaagagtcaagtcAATAAACAGGAGACAAAAAGGAGGCCAGTGAAGTCATCAGGCAACAGCGAATGGTGGCGTAGCCCAAGGTAGGGCAGAGGAAGTGGCTGAAAATGACGAACTGCTGCATGGAGCAGGGTGACAGCCCCCACTCACAATGAGAATGTAAAGTGCAGGGGAAGCTGAAGAATCACGTGTGGCCCCCGAGTTCCCATCTTACTAGGTATTTTGGGGGGAACAAGTGTAAATAGGAGGGAGAATGAGTCCAAGAAATGGAGAGTGGGACCCCAGGGCAGGCTCCAGGCCAGATCAAGAGCTGAAGAGACTAATGCCACCAGGGAGGGCCCTGGCGCTGCCCCATACCATGCT from Urocitellus parryii isolate mUroPar1 chromosome 15, mUroPar1.hap1, whole genome shotgun sequence includes:
- the LOC144250265 gene encoding symplekin-like, whose amino-acid sequence is MASGSGDSVTRRSVASQFFTQEEGPAIDGMTTSERVVDLLNQAALITNDSKITVLKQVQELIINKDPTLLDNFLDEIIAFQADKSIEVRKFVIGFIEEACKRDIELLLKLIANLNMLLRDENVNVVKKAILTMTQLYKVALQWMVKSRVISDLQEACWDMVSAMAGDIILLLDSDNDGIRTHAIKFVEGLIVTLSPRVADSEVPRRQEHDISLDRIPRDHPYIQYNVLWEEGKAALEQLLKFMVHPAISSINLTTALGSLANIARQRPMFMSEVIQAYETLHANLPPTLAKSQVSSVRKNLKLHLLSVLKHPASLEFQAQITTLLVDLGTPQAEIARNMPSSKDARKRPRDDSDSTLKKMKLAP